From Carya illinoinensis cultivar Pawnee chromosome 5, C.illinoinensisPawnee_v1, whole genome shotgun sequence, one genomic window encodes:
- the LOC122309594 gene encoding acetylserotonin O-methyltransferase-like, with product MENTHRTEWDEEEEQAEVGIWKYIFGFTEMAVVKCAIELGIADTIESHGGGPMTLSELSSTLGCDPSPLSRVMRFLTHRGIFKEMPTTKGSPGYAQTRLSSRLLRNGEHSMAALILLESSPVMLAPWHSLSARVLAYETAPFDVVHGEDIWRYAAENPGHSRLINEAMACNARLVVPAILQGCPEVFDGLSSLVDVGGGNGTTLQLLVTSCQWIRGINFDLPHVVSDAAEFPGIDYVGGDMFASVPKADAAFINNVLHDWGDNECIQILKKCRESIPEGKGKVIIVEAVIDQEAKISDKLTDVRLALDMIMMAHTTTGKERTLEEWGLVLGKAGFSKYTVKPIRAVQSVIEAFP from the exons atggaAAATACACACAGAACAGAGTGGGATGAGGAAGAAGAACAAGCGGAAGTGGGTATCTGGAAATACATATTTGGGTTCACAGAAATGGCAGTAGTCAAGTGTGCCATTGAACTTGGGATAGCTGATACCATTGAAAGCCATGGAGGAGGCCCTATGACACTCTCCGAGTTATCATCAACTCTAGGTTGCGATCCGTCCCCACTCTCCCGCGTTATGAGGTTCCTAACGCACCGCGGAATATTCAAAGAGATGCCCACAACCAAAGGCTCCCCAGGTTATGCACAAACACGTCTATCTAGCCGTCTTTTGCGGAATGGAGAACATAGCATGGCTGCTCTTATTTTGCTTGAGAGCAGCCCAGTTATGCTCGCACCATGGCATAGCCTAAGTGCCCGTGTTCTTGCCTATGAGACTGCACCGTTTGATGTAGTTCATGGTGAAGACATATGGAGGTATGCAGCAGAAAATCCTGGTCATAGCCGTCTCATTAATGAAGCAATGGCGTGTAATGCTAGGTTGGTGGTGCCTGCGATTCTTCAAGGTTGTCCAGAGGTATTTGACGGGCTTAGCAGTTTGGTGGACGTGGGTGGAGGCAACGGAACGACTTTGCAGTTGTTGGTTACGTCGTGTCAATGGATTCGAGGCATCAACTTTGATCTTCCCCATGTTGTCTCTGATGCGGCAGAGTTCCCCGGAATTGATTATGTCGGAGGTGACATGTTTGCAAGTGTTCCAAAGGCTGATGCTGCTTTCATCAAC AATGTTCTGCACGATTGGGGAGACAACGAATGCATCCAAATCCTGAAAAAATGCAGAGAATCTATTCCGGAGGGCAAAGGGAAGGTGATAATTGTTGAGGCTGTAATTGATCAAGAAGCGAAAATATCAGACAAACTAACAGACGTGAGGTTGGCGCTAGACATGATAATGATGGCTCATACTACAACGGGGAAAGAGAGAACTTTAGAGGAGTGGGGACTTGTTCTTGGGAAGGCAGGATTTAGCAAGTACACGGTGAAACCCATTCGTGCTGTTCAATCTGTGATCGAGGCATTTCCTTAA